CTGAACACCACTAAAGGCAAATACGAACGTGCCGGGCGCATCCTGAAGATACATGCCAAAGACCGGGAAGATATAAGCGAAGCAGGCCCCGGAGATATCGTAGCGCTTATAGGCATGAAACTCACCAAAACCGGCGACACACTCTGCGACAGCGAACACCCGCTGTTTTTAGAATCTATACATATTCCTCCAACGGTTATTGAATTAAAAATAAATCCTGTCAAGCGCGCAGGTCAGGAAAAAATGATAGAGTCTCTGCACAAACTTGCCAACGAAGACCCCTCGTTTACGATGCGCTTTAACGATGAAACCGGAGAGACCATTGTTTCGGGCATGGGCGAATTGCACCTCGAAATTATCATTGATCGTTTGCGCCGGGAATTTGGCGTGGAAGTGGAAGTGGGACAACCCTCCGTAGCATTTCGAGAAGCCATTACATTGGAGTCGGAAAACAATTACAAACATGCGAAGCAGAGCGGCGGCCGCGGACAGTTTGCCCGCACAGTGCTGCGCATAGAGCCCAATGAAGGAAAAGGCTATGAATTTATTGATAAAATAAAGGGCGGCGCCATTCCCTCGGAATACATACCTTCTGTAAACAAAGGCATACAAAAAACAATGGGAAGCGGCATCATGGCCGGTTTTCCCATCGTGGACGTAAAAGTTACCCTGCTCGATGGCAGCTACCATCCTGTGGATTCGTCAGATATGGCTTTTCAGACCTGCGCTTCCATCTGTTTTAAAAATGCATTTTTAAATGCCGGCCCTGTGCTGCTTGAGCCTGTGATGAAAGTGGAGGTGAACACTCCGGATGAGTATATAGGTGAGATTGTCGGCAACCTGAACCGTCGCCGAGGCAAGATTGAAGCCATGCGCCGCTACCGCAAAGGCTCGCAGAAGGTAAACGCTTTTGTGCCGCTGATGGAAATGTTTGGCTATGCTACACAATTGAGAAATATGTCGAGTGGAAGAGCCAACTATTCTATGGAATTTTTCCGCTACGAAGCTGTACCGAAAGGCATACAGGAAGAAGAACTCAAGAAAATCTCCGAAAAGAAGAAGCTTGAGAGGAACCAGTAAGGTGTTTAGGTGGTTAGCATTTAAGCCAGCTGGAAAACTGACAGTTTAACAGTTGTAGCCTATTTGTACATAACGCAACAATTAATAATGGATTTTAAATTTTTCAATAATCTCTGTGGTGTAGTCTGATAAAAAATATAATTAAAAACCAGATTTGTCCGGTATTAAATTGCAAAATTCTTAACGGCGCGTATCAGTATTCTTCCTGTATCATCTTATAATGACATCGCAGTACATCGTGGGCTGGAACATTCCGCAGGTGGATACCGTTACCTTTACACCATTTCCATTCTTTACAGTCGGCACAAAGACCCTCTTTTGTCCATTTGCGGTCTCTCATTTTTTCAAAACGATTATTCCACACTTCAATAAAATCATCTTTACAAATATTCCCTTGTATAAATGAACTACGGTCGATGTTTGGGCAGGCACATATAGAGCCGTCTGCAAGTACTGAGGCCACATTGATACCGGCACGGCAAAAGAAAAACCCATCACGAACCTCCGATTCATAGCTTCCCAAGAAACCTTCACAGCCAAAGCTTGTTTGTATAATTCCTTCCTGCCTGTTAGCTTTTATAAAATCAAGGACACAGCGGAACTGTACGTTCGTAATTTGCAAATCGGAATTTTCTTTTGCACGACCAATAGGGCAGATACTGAAAATGCGCCATCTTTTAACCCCGAGTTCTATCAGTAATTTTTTTAGTTCGTGCAGTTCGTTAAAGTTTTTTTGATTGATGCATGTTACAACATCAAAAACAATATGGTCGCCGGCACCCACAGCAAGTTTTATGGCGTTTACCGCTTTTTCGAAACTTTGCTTGTTGCCGCGCAGCCAGTTGTGGCTATCCTGAAAGCCGTCGAGGCTGATGGTCATAGAGCGAAGTCCGCTGTTAAGCAGATGCTTAAAACGTTCAGCAGTCAGGGCGTAACCGTTGGTAACAAAACCCCAGGGGAAACCTTGCTTGTAAAGCTCCATGCCGCAATCTTCAAGGTCTTTGCGCATAAGCGGTTCACCTCCAGTTATTACTATCATTACCTTGTGCGGGTCGTAAACCTCTTTCACACGTTCTGTTACTTTCAGGAAATCCTGATAGGGCATGTCTTTAACGCTGGGCTCACTGTAGCAATCGCTACCGCAATGCTGACAGTTTATATTGCAACGGAGAGTACATTCCCAGAAAAAATATGTGAGTTCATGCAGTTTGGCTTGCACATCTGTGTACTTACTGAAAACATTGAGTGCAACACGTTTCCTGAGGCCAGGGCGGTAGTTTTTCACTATGTTAATATTAAATAGTTTCGAATAAGAAATATTGAATTATTAAGTCTGAAGCAAGTATTTATTAAATTCATTATCAGATATTTAAGATTCGACATCCGATATTAATGATTGTTCTCTCACTTGACAGTCTCAGGGTTTTGGCATTGTTTTATAATCTGCAGGAGGACCGCCATATTTAACGGGTTGTGATGAACGGCATGACGAAAATCCCATAAGTATCAAGCCTGAAACAAGTAAAAAAGCAGATCCCAGTATGAAAATGTTTAAGTGTTTATTATTTTTTCTTTGTTTAATTTTCATAGTATTTAGTTGTTATAGGTGTTGGGTGGAGGGCCGTATTCGGCTATGGGTTGAGGGTTTATCGGAATGCCGTATTTAGTAATGGGTTTATTAGGCTTAAAAGGATTATGGGGCTTTTGTGCTTTTCGTATGGAATCCTGACGTTTTTTTTCTATTTCTGCAAGGGTAATGGAATCAAGACGGGCTTGCTCTTTTTCTGCCTGTACTAAGGAGTCAGCCTTTGCAATGGAATCCTGTATTGCCTTAACTTTTGCAATAGAATCATTGATGTGCGCTGCTTTTTCTTCTGCTGAAGGGCCATGATTACAACGAGTAAAAACTAATAAACTGATAGAACCAAAAAGTAAAAGGGAATAGTAATAAAATGACGATTTGATTTTAAGTATTTTTCTGTTGTATTTCATAAAGAAAAAAATTTAATCAAAAATACGATATTTTCTTTTTTTACAAAGTTCAAAGAATATTTTAATATCACGGTTTTCTTTGAAGGAAAACATCTGTTTCGCAATACATATTGGAGAAGTCTTCCCATGTTACTGTAAGGTTGGTATCTTTCCCATAAAAGTTTCCATGTAATGTACCGTCTGTATCAGTATAAATAAGTTTGACATACTGGCCTGCTTCTACAACATAGTATGATGAATAACTTCCTGTTTGGCTGGTAGTTGCGTATAAAGTATCCGAGTTATTAACAGTTAATTTAACACTAAGCCCTGGGATGGGTTTTAGTGAATCCTGCGAATAGGCTTTCCCATGAAAATTAATATAATTGTCAACAATAATACCGTAATCCGGCTGAGGAGTGCCATATTTTACCATGCAGGAATGTAACATTCCAAAGCCTGCAATTCCTATAAGATGCATTAACAATTTAATGACTACTAAGTGTATTTTTAATGAAAATTTTGTAATTTTTCTTGCCATAAACTGGCTTAAGGCTTGCGTTCAAGCAATATGGTAGCTTTATGTTCGAGATTGTTAACATCACGAAAACTAACCACTATATTTTCTGATTTGGAATAAAAAGAACCGTTAAGTGTGCTGTCAATATCGCTGAATATCAGTTTTACGGTATCATCTTCTAAGGCGAACTGATGCATGGAAAAACTTCCGGAATTGTCAGTGAAAGCATATACAGTATCGTAATACCTAATTGCTGCTTTTATTTTTATATTGGAAATCGGGAGCAATGAGTCTTCCGACATCACTTTTCCTTTGAAATTGATATAGTTATCAGGGTAAGGGATTCCATACATTGCCACAGGGTCATCTGGAAATTCTGTGCAGGAGGTAAATACCCCAAAACCTGCCAAACCAAGCATCCATAATAGTTTTTTCAACGCTTTGCCAATAAATTTTAAAAAAAAGAACTTTAGTTTATTCATTTTAGAAACTTGTAAAAACAAAAAATTATGGGTTCATAATAACAATAATTATGCCTCAATTTTTATTTGCAAGGCTGGTCTTTTTTAAACTTAAGTGCATAGTTGTATGTATTCTTGCTGTCGTAATACTGATTCCAGTTATTGAAATCGGATTTTGTAAAATCATTTTTCCGCAAAACGACTTGCTGACGGGTTGATTGAAAATCCCCCTGGTTTTCCTTTCCGTCTTCATCAATCACTGTCATTAAATAGTTTTCAAATTTTAAAACTTTAGAGTTGTCTAAATCAATGGTATAATTCCCTTTATCATCTGTCAGGGTTTCCGTAAAATAATCTACGCCATTTTCATCAGTGGCTTTTAAAGTAATTTTTATCTGAGGAATTCCTGTGAGGCATTTTTCAGATTTGACATTACCTTTTACAAGATAGTGATTTTCTATCACACCATACTGAGCAGCAACAGTTCCCGAGAAACCGAAAATAAATGCAATAATTGAAAACAGC
This sequence is a window from Bacteroidales bacterium. Protein-coding genes within it:
- the fusA gene encoding elongation factor G, producing MSLTKLRNIGIAAHIDAGKTTVTERILFYTGVTRKPGEVHDGQATMDFMKQEQERGITIASAAICCQWRNAQINIIDTPGHVDFTVEVERSLRVIDGMIAVFCAVGGVEPQTETVWNQANRYKVPRIAFINKMDRTGANFFDAISMMNHYLDAKALAFQLPMGVEEDFHGIVDIVERRAYVFNDFERTEVEIPDAYREKTEEMRLLLVEKLGDYDEDIRNLYFDEKDIPASLIKKAAREATLKLLITPVFCGAAYKNKGIQLLLDAVVDYLPSPIDAGAVVGFDIDDTEKTRSRNPSPKEPFAALAFKLIHDPYVGQQTFIRIYSGTLSSGMQLLNTTKGKYERAGRILKIHAKDREDISEAGPGDIVALIGMKLTKTGDTLCDSEHPLFLESIHIPPTVIELKINPVKRAGQEKMIESLHKLANEDPSFTMRFNDETGETIVSGMGELHLEIIIDRLRREFGVEVEVGQPSVAFREAITLESENNYKHAKQSGGRGQFARTVLRIEPNEGKGYEFIDKIKGGAIPSEYIPSVNKGIQKTMGSGIMAGFPIVDVKVTLLDGSYHPVDSSDMAFQTCASICFKNAFLNAGPVLLEPVMKVEVNTPDEYIGEIVGNLNRRRGKIEAMRRYRKGSQKVNAFVPLMEMFGYATQLRNMSSGRANYSMEFFRYEAVPKGIQEEELKKISEKKKLERNQ
- a CDS encoding TIGR04133 family radical SAM/SPASM protein, with translation MKNYRPGLRKRVALNVFSKYTDVQAKLHELTYFFWECTLRCNINCQHCGSDCYSEPSVKDMPYQDFLKVTERVKEVYDPHKVMIVITGGEPLMRKDLEDCGMELYKQGFPWGFVTNGYALTAERFKHLLNSGLRSMTISLDGFQDSHNWLRGNKQSFEKAVNAIKLAVGAGDHIVFDVVTCINQKNFNELHELKKLLIELGVKRWRIFSICPIGRAKENSDLQITNVQFRCVLDFIKANRQEGIIQTSFGCEGFLGSYESEVRDGFFFCRAGINVASVLADGSICACPNIDRSSFIQGNICKDDFIEVWNNRFEKMRDRKWTKEGLCADCKEWKWCKGNGIHLRNVPAHDVLRCHYKMIQEEY
- a CDS encoding radical SAM-associated putative lipoprotein, which codes for MNKLKFFFLKFIGKALKKLLWMLGLAGFGVFTSCTEFPDDPVAMYGIPYPDNYINFKGKVMSEDSLLPISNIKIKAAIRYYDTVYAFTDNSGSFSMHQFALEDDTVKLIFSDIDSTLNGSFYSKSENIVVSFRDVNNLEHKATILLERKP
- a CDS encoding radical SAM-associated putative lipoprotein translates to MKLKFNKWLFSIIAFIFGFSGTVAAQYGVIENHYLVKGNVKSEKCLTGIPQIKITLKATDENGVDYFTETLTDDKGNYTIDLDNSKVLKFENYLMTVIDEDGKENQGDFQSTRQQVVLRKNDFTKSDFNNWNQYYDSKNTYNYALKFKKDQPCK